The following nucleotide sequence is from Coffea eugenioides isolate CCC68of chromosome 3, Ceug_1.0, whole genome shotgun sequence.
CTTCCACTAGTCCTTCATACATTTTTAGCATTGATAATTCCATTTAAGGATTCATAGTATAATTTGAATAAATGTTTGACGAAAATGAGAATATGATTATAGTGGACAGAAAGTACAAGTAATTGGTAATGAGATGAATGTTTGAGGGTAGGACATTTGTAACATATCAACAAAcactaaaaaagaaaatcaaaaaatattttcactcatgaATCAAAgattggaaaatattttcattaattaaCCAAGCACCAGAAAATTATGGAAAAGGAAATAACTTTCCAGTCAACCGAACCGACTAATTGTATTTGTCAACGTAACCGTTCATAACTATTCTAAGTATTGCAACTACcaaattatctatttttttttattaaaaattactTATAAATTAAAGTTTGTTAATAAAAAATTcttataaaatttatttgtgtaagataaaattttcaaattcatcaaaaataataattatttctaAATTGCACACACATTGCCTTTAACGCTAGTATTAATTATTTATGAAATACATATGACATCCCGGGTCAGAAACGGCGCTTATTAGCCCAATTTTTAACCATTAAGAGTTCTAGTTCAAGGAACAGAttgaatttttaaaactttgttCGTTGAATTTTTAAAACCCCCAGTCCTTTGGTCAAAAACATAAGGGGTCTAAATGTAATTAATTCTAGGCTAACACAAACCGACTCCTACCCGCTCCATTTGTccctgtatatatatatattaagccATCAACTCCTCGGCCGGCTCCAAAGGTGATTAATATATCAACACTATAAAAATATTCGTTAACCCTAGTTAATTACTCTCTTCTGTTAAATCCCATTCATCATCCCCTTCTAGCTCATTATTTTCTCCTGCGCCATCTTTGGTCCTTATCTTCTCCTATCCCGTCTTCTCTTTCTcacaattgaaaaaaaaaaaagaaaaatccagaATATCTGTATCCATTCAGGTTTTGTATCCCTTTGTTCATTATAAAAAAAGGTGAAGAATTTCCTTACAATTTTGGAAATCAGTTTTCTCTCTATTTATCGTCTTTAAAATCGTAAGCTCTTTTTTCCACctgttttttgtgttttcttcTAGGGTTTTCGGTTATTTAGTTCTGGTAGTAATTATGCCGCCGCCGACGAGCAAATCAACGTCGTCGCTGTCTTCCGACGGGGAGGCGCCGGCATCGAACAATCTCTGGATCGGTAATCTATCCCCTGAAGTTACCGATTCGGAATTGACGGCGCTCTTCGAAAAGCACGGGCCGGTCGATAGCATAACCAATTACGCATCTCGAAGCTATGGCTTCGTATATTATAAGAAAATTGAGGACGCCAAATCCGCCAAAGAAAAGCTTCAGGGCACAATTCTCCATGGGAACCCGATTAAGATCGAGTTCGCTAAACCGGTTCGTCAAACTCTTTTGATTCGTAGTCATAAAAATCCCAACagtaataattattataattgtTGTTCGAAATTTTTTGTTTCAGTTTTGATGTGGCGTTTGATTAATAGCACTAATGGATTTCTCGAATTTTCCTCCTTCGATGCAAATTTTGCTTTTgcgttttttatttttgatttttttttgaggggcttcagttttttttttgggtttgggGGGAGGGGGGGCCTTGAAGTCGAATTGATGATTCCAACTTTTTATACGAATTCATGGTAATAGAAAAGCGCGAGAAAAAGATTGTGGttccatttctttttctttgggtAATAGATTTATTTTTCTCTACAAATCAAAGTCagagattaaaaaaaaggagTAAAGTTAACAATTGTGAAATTAAAAAGGACTAATCGACAAAGAATTGAGTTTTGCTCAAGATTTTCGATAAATTTTCCCTGCGCACCAACCCAATGACTAGGACGGCGGAATAGCCGGCGCTGCTATGAAAATCTGGGCTGTTGAGAGCAGCGTGAAAGTCTGGGCTGTGTAGAGAATATGAACATGCCACAATTCAACGTACGTGAATACTAATTTCTTACAATTTATGCTTCTTCAGATCTTGTAGAGAATATGAACATGTCACAATTCAGGGTAAAAGATGCGTTGGGCTTTTACGCATCAAAGCTCAATCTTGTAGAAATTCATTGTATTGTATGATCAAAGCTACTGGACATGTTCCCGAAATTTTTGCGTTTATTACACTACCAGTTTCTGGGGTACTTTCCCATTGGAAGACATACCTTTTCGCACGATGACTTGCAATGTAATCTAAGTAATCGTGCGTCCAACTTATCGAGAAACACGTCTACCCATTAAAATTTCACTTGAACAACAAATTCCAAGCCTTTCAGCATCTATATATTAGATAAAAGTACAAAATATTGACAGTTAACTGTGCGACGATATGTTTTGCATGGATATTTAGATCTTCAGGAGTGTGCCCGTTTAGATATGATGATGGATGGCGCATTAATAGATAAGGTCAACCATGGTTTTTCCTTCATGTAATTTGCTTCTTGTGGTTTATGAGCTGGAGACATCATAGGATCTGATCAACTGGAGGTCCGACTTGTCTGGCAAATGGTCAACTTATTCTTTTATTGCACTTAGTACCAACGTTTTCTTGCATTCAATGTTTAAGATGCAAGGAAAAAGTTATCACTTTGCGTCCATTTCTGGTTGAACAGAAGTTGtgttaagaaaataaatcaTCATACCAAAATCTCTAATGAGCAAATTGTCGTATAAAATactatatgaaaaaaaaagaacagtgTGGTTGCAAATCTTTGGACACTTCTTTAGTAGATTGTGCAAAAACGAGATTGCTCCATTAAGGCCTGACATTGCAGTAATTTGATACATGATGAATCCTCTTTACATGCATGCATAGGAATACTGGTCAACTTCTgctttttaaaactatttttgaagTGGAGTTTATTTAATTGCCTAACAAATTTGTGGGGCGGTTGTGTTATTACTTGTTATAAGGTGCTGTGCTTGCAGTTATTTTTTGCTTGTTTGTCTAGTGCAAATATTACATTTGGTGTAAACAATGGGCGTTCATTGGTCATAATTATCATTAGATTGAGACCATTTGAACTTTAAGTCCCTTCATATCCTACGTTGTCTCTTTTGCCTTTTTCTTCTgtctttttcatgatttttctcaaGTTACTAATCAGCGTAATTGTTGTATTGATGGTAGTTGTTCTTTTCTTTAGCATGTCTTGCATGTATAGTGGACTTCAGTGAAATATAGAATTAgaacaaaaaattaattatgCTTTGTGGAGCTGATGGTGTTCTCTGCCTTGTTCAGACTTGGGTCTATGATAGTTACTCTATGTGATGCATCATAttctattcttttcttttctctttccttgtttttgaaatgtcttttcttttctcactaCTATGGTTTCATTTGTTTTTTGAGTTCTATAACTATTCTGCCACTTATTCCCCTATTGTATTTCTGAGGCACCGTACTGGTAGTCAGTTATTGTAAaagtgtaaacatgagtatatTTTTTAGTTGTTAATTTGTGTCAATATACATGATAGATCATCAAAATAGGCCTGTAAGATTCAGTTTGTTTTGGTATTTTGTTGTTCTTATGTAGTTTCCTTGCAGGCTAAACCATGTAAGAGCTTATGGGTGGCTGGAATAAGCCAATCTGTCTCAAAAGAAGAACTGGAAGAAGAATTTACGAGATTTGGTAAAATCcaggaatttaaatttcttAGAGACCGTAATACTGCATATGTCGACTTTTCTAGATTAGAGGATGCTTCTCAAGCGTTGAAGAATATGAATGGGAGGAGAATTGGTGGGGATCAGATACGTGTGGATTTTCTTCGATCACAACCTTCTAGAAGAGTAAGCATCCAACTGCTAAATTACCTTAGAAGTTTGGTTATAGCTTCTTGTTGGTGACTTAGAAAATATCATACATTGGTCATGAAAGTCATGGCTTGTACTTGTTCCATATTGCTCATCCTTGTAACTTGCATAGAGAGGTTATATTGTGTTCACATATAATGCAGGAGCAGTTACCTGATTTTCGTGATGCAAGGGAAGGACATTTCCCCAACAGGAGCATTGGCCCTCCAGATACACGGTGGATGGCACAAGAGTCTATCCAAGTTGGGTCAAAACGACATGTACTATTCAATCCTTAAAAATGATTTAGTTTTTGTCTGCTGTCATCAGTGATTTTTGTAGATCTTTATGCTTGAAAGGTCTTCagattggtttttttttctgcCATAACTGTCTTGGATGCAAATCTTATTGAAAccatttcttgtttcttttgggATCCATGAGCTATCTAAGAACTAATGCTCTCCTGTACttccttttctcccttttgCAGCAATTCCAGTCTCCAGGAGGGCGGAGGGGAGATGGTCAACCAAGCAAGGTCTTGTGGATAAGTTATCCTCCTTCAGTTCAGATTGATGAAGACATGTTGCATAATGCAATGATTCTGTTTGGTGAGATAGAAAGGATTAAAACTTTTGAAGACAGGAACTATGCGTTTGTACAATTTAGAAGTGTAGATGAAGCACGACTTGCAAAAGAAGGTTTGCAAGGCAAGCTTTTTAGTGATCCACGAATCTCAATTGAGTATTCAAACAGTGAACTTGCACCAAACAAAGATTACTTGGGGAATTATCCTGGAACCAAAGGGACAAGGCCAGATACGTACCTGAATGATGTTCCATTTAGGCATGGACAAATGGACATAATTAGTCATGATTCTGGAGTTTTGCCACCTCGTGGAGCCCCTGGACCTGATGGCATTATGAGGCCATTAGGTCCTCAAGGAAATTTTGATCTTCAAGGTGGTCATCACGCCCATTTGGGGGGTCCAAATTGGAGAAGATCTTCTCCTGCACCTGGCCTGCTGTCTTCACCTTCTGCCAGTCTCAATCTGCCAAATAGATCTGCATCAAGTGCTTGGGATGTCTTTGATGCCAGCCAACTTCAGAGGGAGTCCAAAAGATCAAGGGTTGAGGGAACTTTGCAAGCTCACAATTCATCATTTCCTGCCAGAAGAACTGATGACCAAGGGTTGGGTTTGGATGAACCATATGGGCTTCGTACATACGCAGGTTCTACAGATCCTCTTTCTAATTTTGAAGGAAGAAGTCATCTTAGCCCAGTTGGCATGCAAATTTCAGTTGGTGGACTAGGAAAGCGCATTCCTGAGCCTGATTATGTGTGGCGAGGGATTATTGCAAAAGGTGGCTCACTTATTTGCCATGCCCGTTGTGTTCCTATAGGGGAAGGTATCAGTTCTGAGATGTAAGTATATTATTTTCAAACAACTTCATTGGTCTTTTTGATGCTTCTTGCAAACTTTGTGCAGTATGTCCTTAGTTTGAATTGGACCGCTCTTTCCTTTATTTTATTGCATGAAGCATTCTTAATAACTTAATTTCTTCCCATATAATAGAATGTTTACTTTATTTATAATCTGATGTTTAGTTTATTTGGGTGGTCTTTTGGGCTTTTCATGATCTCGTCAAAGTTCTACTGTAAGTGTGCTAAGTTTTTGTAATTCTGTTGTGGGGTGGTTTTCACTGGtgttctttttctatttttctctgtTAAGTAGGTTGTGCATGGAGTATTTCTAGTTGcatatcattttttttccccgAGTATCAGCCATCTATTTGAGTATCTTAAAATTGTTGGATGGGTTTAGTGCTGAGTGTTCATCAACAGTATTTATTCTGAGTGTGGCATATGCTTCACGCATGGGACATAGCTAACAAAGAAAAGCTGTGAATTGTTCACCTGTAGTTTCCCTATTTCAGAAGTCTGATTGTTCCATGAAGTGTTTGTATGGGATCCAGGCGGTTGAGTCCATTTTAGTTCTTGCTGATTTTCGAATTTTTCTGCCTTTGAGTTTTCTTCTTTCCATGAGTTTTTGTTTATTTAGCTTATTGCCaacatttatttgatttaattccACTATTGGCTTGACGTATAATGTGTGTTCATTTTGCAGTCCAGAGGTTGTTAATTGCACAGCTCGGACTGGGTTGGACTTGTTAACCAAGCATTATGCTGATGCTGTTGGTTTTAGCATCGCATTCTTCTTACCCGACAGTGAAGCTGATTTTGCTTCATATACAGAGTTTTTGAGATACTTGGGAGCTAGAAATCGGGCTGGTGTTGCCAAGTTTGACGATGGCACCACCTTGTTCTTGGTGCCTCCATCTGATTTTCTGACCAATGTTCTTAAGGTTACGGGACCTGAAAGGCTTTATGGAGTTGTTTTAGAGTTTCCCCAAGCAGCTCCTGCTAGCTCAAATATTCCGCCGTCATTGGTTCAGCCGCAGTATGTGGATGCACAGCAGCAAGCTAGTTCTCTAACTGGATATAATGAGATAGCGCAGGAGGAAATTGGTATACAAATGGGTTATAACAAGGTGGTACCGGAAGATATGAAACCACCTCTGAAAATGTTGGGCTCCTCTTTGAATTCTACTCCGCCAATCAATAATGCTGCAGTTTCTCAAGCTGGACTTAAATTAACACCTGATCTTATTGCCACTCTAGCTTCTATATATCAGGGAAACAGTAAGTCATCTGGTTCAGAAAGTTCATCAGTACAGTCTGCTTCAACAACATTGGGCCCTGCATTAAATATTACCCCTGCACCTGATAAAGGACTTCCACAAGGGTGGCAGCATGAACGTCAAGTTCCTGAGCAAGCAGGTTATGTTACACAACAATTCAACAGCCAGTTTCATAGCCAAGCACAATTTATTCCACAAGTTCATGCTTATCCTGCGGTGTCAAACACCCTCAATCTTCCTGCTCAAGGTGCCCTTGGCTATAGCCAAATCCAAGATCGTGGTTTCAACATGCAACCTCAAGGTGCTGTGTCATCTAGACCAATTGCCTCTGCAACCCCATCTCAAGGACAGGTTTCAGCCTTGTCTAATGTTGACCAGCAGCATCAACTTGGAATGCCCCATGATCCTCTGAAGGGGCATGGGATGGCACAGGGAACTGATGCATTGAGGTTGTATGGTTCGTCGGTCCTTCACCAGCCTACAAATCTTGTAACATTGGGCAGTGAGATTAATGGTCCCAATGTCCTACAGCATGCTTCTATGCCACAAACTACTGAAGCTGATGTTAGGAATCAGGTGCAGGAGCATCATTCAGCTTTGCAAGGAGCAGGCCAGGATACATCTGAGACTGAGGAAGAAAAGAATAGACGCTATCAATCAACTTTACTATTTGCTGTCAATCTCCTTAACAGGGTGCAGCAACCACCTGGAACTCAGACTGGGCAAGGTTCTGGCAGCTGACAGAATTGCCCCACCAGGTAAGATATCAATTCCTTTGTTTGTCATCAGTTGGAGTAGTTTTATGATAGCTGCTCTTCTACTATAATGCGgcattttggtttgattatgtGAGGGCAGAGTTAAATTTTTGCAGTTTTCATGATCTGCTGTGTTGCTATTATGTGATTGGTGAACATGTGCTGTTTTGGTTTTAATCTCTTTGAAGAGTACGTTCCTAAATTAGTTGGCTATAGTTTTCTATGCCTGAGGCTTAAAAAGAAATTGAGGTAAGCTAATGAATGGGCTGGAATTGAGTAG
It contains:
- the LOC113765466 gene encoding flowering time control protein FPA, which encodes MPPPTSKSTSSLSSDGEAPASNNLWIGNLSPEVTDSELTALFEKHGPVDSITNYASRSYGFVYYKKIEDAKSAKEKLQGTILHGNPIKIEFAKPAKPCKSLWVAGISQSVSKEELEEEFTRFGKIQEFKFLRDRNTAYVDFSRLEDASQALKNMNGRRIGGDQIRVDFLRSQPSRREQLPDFRDAREGHFPNRSIGPPDTRWMAQESIQVGSKRHQFQSPGGRRGDGQPSKVLWISYPPSVQIDEDMLHNAMILFGEIERIKTFEDRNYAFVQFRSVDEARLAKEGLQGKLFSDPRISIEYSNSELAPNKDYLGNYPGTKGTRPDTYLNDVPFRHGQMDIISHDSGVLPPRGAPGPDGIMRPLGPQGNFDLQGGHHAHLGGPNWRRSSPAPGLLSSPSASLNLPNRSASSAWDVFDASQLQRESKRSRVEGTLQAHNSSFPARRTDDQGLGLDEPYGLRTYAGSTDPLSNFEGRSHLSPVGMQISVGGLGKRIPEPDYVWRGIIAKGGSLICHARCVPIGEGISSEIPEVVNCTARTGLDLLTKHYADAVGFSIAFFLPDSEADFASYTEFLRYLGARNRAGVAKFDDGTTLFLVPPSDFLTNVLKVTGPERLYGVVLEFPQAAPASSNIPPSLVQPQYVDAQQQASSLTGYNEIAQEEIGIQMGYNKVVPEDMKPPLKMLGSSLNSTPPINNAAVSQAGLKLTPDLIATLASIYQGNSKSSGSESSSVQSASTTLGPALNITPAPDKGLPQGWQHERQVPEQAGYVTQQFNSQFHSQAQFIPQVHAYPAVSNTLNLPAQGALGYSQIQDRGFNMQPQGAVSSRPIASATPSQGQVSALSNVDQQHQLGMPHDPLKGHGMAQGTDALRLYGSSVLHQPTNLVTLGSEINGPNVLQHASMPQTTEADVRNQVQEHHSALQGAGQDTSETEEEKNRRYQSTLLFAVNLLNRVQQPPGTQTGQGSGS